A window of the Bacillus andreraoultii genome harbors these coding sequences:
- the istB gene encoding IS21-like element helper ATPase IstB, whose protein sequence is MDKRQEIIELCKELRLPSIRRMVNDESNFKKPDEAFEVLLQVLHQEHSDRLIRSKQNRIRTANFPQKKLLEELVESSLPDQARQKLPYLKTLKFIEEGQNVIFTGSPGTGKSHISIALGIEACLAGYKVFFATVPSLINQLKEYKSERTLRSFELKFERYDLVIIDELGYISFDKEGAELLFTHLSLRAGRKSTIITSNLPFLKWQEIFHDPVLTAALTDRLTHKSHVINMNGPSFRMKETKAWMNLNKFEVAQN, encoded by the coding sequence ATGGATAAAAGGCAAGAGATTATTGAGCTGTGTAAGGAATTGCGTTTGCCTAGTATTCGAAGGATGGTCAATGATGAAAGTAATTTCAAAAAACCGGATGAGGCATTTGAAGTGTTACTTCAGGTGCTTCATCAAGAACATAGCGACCGACTGATACGGTCGAAACAGAATCGAATACGTACAGCCAATTTCCCACAGAAAAAATTATTGGAAGAATTAGTTGAAAGTTCTTTACCTGATCAGGCCCGACAAAAGTTACCTTATTTAAAAACGTTAAAGTTTATTGAAGAAGGACAAAATGTGATTTTTACAGGTTCACCCGGTACGGGGAAGTCGCACATTTCTATAGCACTCGGTATAGAAGCCTGTTTAGCTGGATATAAAGTCTTCTTTGCGACAGTACCATCTCTAATTAATCAACTTAAAGAATACAAATCTGAAAGAACTCTTCGCTCATTTGAATTGAAATTTGAAAGATATGATTTAGTAATCATTGATGAACTTGGATATATCTCATTTGATAAAGAAGGAGCAGAACTATTATTTACGCATTTATCATTACGTGCAGGGAGAAAGTCTACAATCATTACAAGCAATTTACCATTTTTAAAATGGCAAGAAATCTTTCATGATCCAGTTTTAACAGCTGCCTTAACGGATCGGCTTACACATAAGTCACATGTTATTAATATGAATGGGCCATCTTTTAGAATGAAAGAAACAAAGGCTTGGATGAATTTAAATAAATTCGAGGTGGCTCAAAATTAA
- a CDS encoding IS1380-like element ISBco1 family transposase: protein MVTLTQKTLDFNHKIKLSNDGGSLSSDTGEFLFREFDEKIGFSKTLVKYLRLNDSRKYYLHSNENLLRQKVYQIIAGYAEDDAADQLTHDPVFKEIIETPTLASQPSLSRFYTRFDKDSIEQLNLANQEMLDKIHCFRQSKELFIDLDSTHSDTYGDQESSSYNTHYGTMGFHPLVAFDGATGDFLKAQLRPGNVYTSNGVVEFIRPLIKHYNEMFPETTLFLRGDSGFAVPGLYDLCEEESVLYIIRLKSNSQLQSLAKEYHPSSAPLDVSKTETYYEETIYQAKSWSKPRRVIIQSVRPAGELFFTHSFFVTNFELAFPQDIVRAYQKRGTMENYIKEAKNGFYFDHMNSHAFLVNEVKMMLTLLAYNLTNWLRTLCFPEGQKTMQIDTIRTRLIKAASKVVKSGRSLYFKLSSSFVYQNFFWDVLNRIQKLQLE from the coding sequence ATGGTTACTTTAACGCAAAAAACACTTGATTTCAATCATAAAATTAAATTGTCAAATGATGGAGGTTCTCTTTCCTCCGATACAGGTGAGTTTCTTTTTAGAGAATTCGATGAAAAAATTGGTTTTTCAAAGACTTTAGTTAAGTACTTGAGACTTAACGATTCAAGGAAATATTATCTTCATTCAAATGAAAACTTGTTACGTCAAAAAGTCTATCAAATCATTGCCGGGTATGCGGAAGATGATGCGGCTGATCAGTTGACTCATGATCCTGTGTTTAAGGAAATCATTGAAACTCCAACACTTGCTTCCCAGCCCAGTTTGTCTCGCTTTTATACACGATTTGATAAAGATTCAATTGAACAATTAAATCTGGCTAACCAAGAAATGCTTGATAAGATTCATTGTTTTCGACAATCGAAAGAGTTATTTATCGACTTGGATTCGACTCATTCGGATACATATGGGGACCAAGAATCTTCGTCATATAATACTCATTATGGCACGATGGGTTTTCATCCATTAGTCGCCTTTGATGGTGCGACTGGTGACTTTTTGAAAGCACAACTCCGTCCCGGAAATGTTTATACATCAAATGGTGTGGTGGAATTTATTCGGCCTCTCATTAAACATTATAACGAAATGTTTCCGGAAACTACCCTGTTTCTTCGTGGAGATAGTGGGTTTGCTGTTCCGGGATTATACGATCTGTGTGAAGAAGAATCTGTTTTGTATATTATTCGGTTGAAATCGAATTCACAACTACAAAGTTTAGCGAAGGAATACCATCCTTCTTCCGCACCTTTAGATGTTTCCAAGACGGAAACCTATTATGAAGAAACGATTTACCAAGCAAAATCATGGTCAAAACCAAGAAGGGTGATTATTCAATCGGTACGTCCTGCAGGTGAGCTGTTCTTTACCCATTCCTTTTTTGTTACTAACTTTGAATTAGCTTTTCCTCAAGATATCGTCCGAGCTTATCAAAAAAGAGGGACGATGGAAAACTATATCAAAGAAGCAAAAAATGGCTTTTACTTTGATCATATGAATAGCCACGCTTTTCTAGTGAACGAAGTAAAAATGATGTTAACACTTCTTGCATATAATTTGACCAATTGGTTACGAACTCTTTGTTTTCCGGAAGGTCAAAAAACTATGCAAATTGATACGATACGTACTCGGTTAATTAAAGCGGCAAGTAAAGTCGTGAAATCAGGCAGATCCCTTTACTTCAAACTATCATCGAGTTTTGTGTATCAAAATTTCTTTTGGGATGTACTGAATCGAATTCAAAAACTACAATTGGAATGA
- a CDS encoding DUF3006 domain-containing protein produces MKLILDRFEGSLAVCETESGEMIDIEKGYLPKNVKVGDVIIFENNTYTIDQSETEKRRKEIEDLMAELWED; encoded by the coding sequence ATGAAACTTATACTTGATCGATTTGAAGGAAGTTTAGCGGTCTGTGAAACAGAATCAGGTGAAATGATTGATATTGAAAAGGGATATCTTCCGAAAAATGTAAAAGTCGGTGATGTGATTATCTTTGAAAATAACACCTATACAATCGATCAGAGTGAAACAGAGAAACGTCGGAAGGAAATTGAAGACTTAATGGCGGAGCTTTGGGAAGACTAA
- a CDS encoding Crp/Fnr family transcriptional regulator: MRVKNTVDDLTKFTILSHLTDEGLERVKKQLFQRTYKKNQLLFTVGDPRERIYLLSKGYVKLEKTNADATMLYLDYVKPHDLFPYGGMFKDTYYHYAAYALTDIMVYYIPTTIFEELVQTNKEQLLYIVNRLSRILEQHERRLQTVTTSNVKDKVEQSITYLLEGFGIPKENDVVIDVPMTITEIAKISGTSRETVSHVFKDLRCDGLLTMEGRQIIIHDVNYFKDKVQ, from the coding sequence ATGAGGGTAAAGAACACAGTGGACGATTTAACTAAATTCACAATTTTGTCACACTTAACAGATGAAGGATTGGAAAGGGTTAAAAAGCAATTATTCCAACGTACGTATAAAAAAAATCAATTATTATTTACTGTTGGTGACCCCCGAGAACGAATCTACCTTTTAAGTAAAGGTTATGTCAAGTTAGAAAAGACGAATGCTGATGCCACTATGCTCTATTTAGATTATGTAAAGCCCCATGACTTATTCCCCTATGGCGGTATGTTTAAAGATACTTACTATCATTACGCTGCATATGCATTAACAGATATTATGGTTTATTATATACCTACTACTATATTTGAAGAGCTCGTACAGACAAATAAAGAGCAGTTACTTTACATTGTAAACCGCTTATCAAGGATTTTAGAACAGCATGAAAGAAGATTGCAAACAGTTACAACATCGAACGTAAAAGACAAAGTAGAACAATCTATCACCTATTTATTAGAAGGATTTGGCATTCCAAAAGAAAATGATGTTGTCATTGATGTGCCGATGACAATCACTGAAATCGCAAAAATATCTGGTACATCAAGAGAAACGGTGTCCCATGTGTTTAAAGACTTACGCTGCGATGGATTGCTGACAATGGAAGGACGTCAAATAATCATTCATGATGTGAATTATTTTAAAGATAAAGTGCAGTGA
- the arcA gene encoding arginine deiminase has translation MKHPLHITSEIGELKTVLLHRPGEEVENLTPEYLHRLLFDDIPYLPIIQKEHDYFASTLKNRGIEVLYLTTLLTEALYTDDIKKQFVTDLLTESRVSVNGSFTNLYEYLFSYDTEEMIKKIMAGVRKSEIETKKKTHLYEMLEDHYPFYLDPMPNLYFTRDPAATIGNGLTINRMREPARRRESLFMKYIIKYHPRFASHDIPIWFNRDFDYPMEGGDELVLSKDTIAIGISARTAAKAIERFALNVFNRESDIKRVVAVEIPKSRAFMHLDTVFTMVDYDKFTIHPAIQGPEGNMNIYILEKGPNEETVKITHKTNLMETLAEVLGLKEVALIPCGGGDVIAAPREQWNDGSNTLAIAPGVVVTYDRNYVSNRLLREHGIEVIEVLSSELSRGRGGPRCMSMPLVRNDI, from the coding sequence TTGAAACATCCACTTCATATTACTTCTGAAATTGGTGAATTAAAAACAGTTTTGCTACATCGTCCAGGTGAAGAAGTTGAAAATCTTACCCCAGAATATTTACACAGATTATTATTTGATGATATCCCATACTTACCGATTATTCAAAAAGAGCATGATTACTTTGCTTCTACCTTAAAAAATCGAGGAATTGAAGTGCTCTATTTAACAACATTATTAACGGAGGCACTTTACACCGATGACATTAAAAAACAATTTGTTACTGATCTATTGACTGAATCACGTGTTAGTGTAAATGGTTCTTTTACTAATTTATATGAATACTTATTCTCGTATGACACTGAAGAAATGATTAAAAAAATTATGGCTGGTGTTCGTAAGTCGGAAATTGAGACAAAAAAGAAAACACATCTATATGAAATGTTAGAAGACCATTATCCATTTTATCTAGATCCGATGCCAAATTTATATTTCACAAGGGACCCAGCTGCTACTATTGGGAATGGATTAACAATTAATCGAATGAGGGAACCAGCTAGACGACGTGAATCATTATTTATGAAATATATAATAAAATATCATCCACGTTTTGCTAGTCATGATATTCCTATATGGTTTAACCGAGATTTTGATTATCCGATGGAAGGAGGAGACGAACTCGTATTATCTAAAGATACAATTGCCATTGGTATCAGTGCAAGAACAGCGGCGAAAGCAATTGAACGTTTTGCACTAAATGTGTTTAATCGTGAAAGTGATATTAAACGAGTTGTAGCTGTAGAGATTCCAAAATCAAGAGCGTTTATGCACTTAGATACTGTGTTTACAATGGTTGACTATGATAAATTTACCATTCACCCTGCAATTCAAGGACCAGAAGGAAACATGAATATATATATTCTTGAAAAAGGTCCGAATGAAGAAACGGTTAAAATTACACATAAAACAAACTTAATGGAAACATTGGCAGAAGTATTAGGGCTAAAAGAAGTTGCACTAATTCCTTGTGGTGGTGGTGATGTGATTGCTGCTCCGAGAGAACAATGGAATGATGGATCAAATACATTAGCCATTGCTCCAGGTGTAGTTGTAACTTACGATCGGAACTATGTATCGAATAGGCTACTAAGAGAACATGGTATTGAAGTTATCGAAGTTCTAAGCTCGGAATTATCAAGAGGACGTGGGGGCCCTCGTTGTATGAGTATGCCCCTTGTTCGTAACGACATCTAA